The genomic stretch AAGGGAACCCCGCggcaattaaaaaatgaaaccttCCAATTCCAAACCTTACATGAAATTTCTAGAGAGAAAGACAATGGTACCCATTCCTTTTTAATGTTGCAATCACCAGCACACAACTCCGAGCAACTGATCATTTTGGAAAATCTGCTTTATAGCAGGgacaaactaaataaaccaataaatttcaaaaacagtgaaagtTCAAgacgaaacaaacaaaaaatgtttgaaaCGATATATTAAAAGTGCATTTGACCTTTCTTTGTGTATATTTTCATTCTTGTTTCTTACTGCTGCTCAACTCCATACATATTACCCAGGGAAGTTAAATGTCCAGATCTTTTGGCCGTACATTTGCAGGTCCGTAGAATTAAGCTCTAATATCAATGCCGATATTCTCAAAGCGAGTACactgcttgtgttttttttctaaatttctttattttttatttttaaattctcaCTTCAATTTTAATTCTTGGAGAACATAGCTTCGACAACATATATCGCACTCATTATAAGAAGCAAAAGGTTATATCAAAAATTATTAGTATAGAATCACAGGAAACCTGGTTTGGAaccagaaaaaatacaaaacagatatAGATACATAGACACAGGACATTTCTTATAATTGTTTGGAAACGTTATTTTTCCCGCTAAGTCTTGATTCTTTTTAATGCGCATAcgatgtttttctctttactttttcttttttcttttagttacaaaaaaatgaaaataaagactaatattttacaaaatgaagagtAATGTTGATGTAGGTGAGTGGATTTACACAGGAGTCAGTCCAGTTCCTTATTTTCTGTACAGAATATCCATCCCAGTCCACCAAAAaatgaggggggtgggggtggggtggggatcGTGAAGGTCCTGTCTCCATATTTTCTAAAGTGTTCAAATAACGAGGTCCTTCCAATTGTTCATTTaaggtccacacacacacacatatatatatatatgtatatatatatatatatatatatatatatatatatatatatatatatatatatatatatatatatatatatatatatatatatattcgtcATAATTTCCTCTTGTTCGAgttgctgtgttttgttttggtcctcttttattttttgctctCACTGCTCACTGGATAGACATGTAAGGCCAGTTGAAGCTGCTCCCGGATAACAACATATCCCTGATGAGGGTTTCAATAGGAGTTTTACCTACCAAGCGAACGAAGAAGAGCTGCTCAATTACCGAAGAAGAAACGGTGCGGAGAGAAGGCAGCCTCAGTAAAAGCTTGCCAAAGCGGCTGGGCTGGTTTGGATACTGGCTCCTAACGTATTCCTCAAGGGCACACTGGGACTTCTCCTGTAGGCTTTCGATGTGAGCAGCATCTGACAGGCCACAAGCGTCTAAGCAGGCAAAACAGAACACAAGAAAGCTCCGGTTAGCATCAAGCACCACTGTAATACGTATCTCTGTACAACAACCCGATTGTGTAATGCATGTTTTTTCTCACACAATCAGCAGGAAGACACTCAATTTTGCATGCTCACACATAAATCATTCACAAAGACTTGCAtttcatttacttttattatatatatatatatatatgcacagaaGGGTTAGGAAAGGACATGTTCTAGTACTGTCATACTGTCATGCTTCTACGGTATCTCAAAGTAGTGCCTGGGAGACTGGGAGACCCCTGTTCTCATTGTCTTTGGATTTAGATTTGCGTTAATACTGAAGTCATATTAGGTATCTATCTAAGAACACCGCTTATCACAGGAACACTGCAAAGACAACGCGTCACAACACATCCGAACATTATACATGCGAATCTGTCTGCAGGCTTCTGTGTGGTTCTGCTATGCTTTCCGTATATTTTCTGAGCGCTGAAACTAGGCCCCTGGAAGCAATCAAATATGTTACCAGGGGTGAAGTCAACAGTCATGCTTAAAGCACGTCAAAATAGAAAAGGAACCATGACAACAGCAAATACAACATTAAAAGAGCCTCCGTATGTGCATTGTATGTGTCTGAGGCCCTTAACTTCAGAATAAATGTAAAGCTTTTTCATTATTCTGAAACATGTCGAAGACTCCGACATTCTCAATAGACAAAGTAGATCTGTTGCTCTTTGAGTATAaataaactgacaaaagtacGGAGAATAGTTGTTTAAGAACTATTTCATACTAATGTCCTATTTTATCTTCCATTAGATTCCGTTaatgtaaatgcaaaaataacCTAATTTGAGTTGCATAAAAACGTGCGAGTGTGTGTATATCGTATAAATCGCTCGTGGTCGCATTTCAGAAAGAAAACTGCATTTCTAAATCAGTATAATCTATTAAACGTTAGACAATGCTTCCCAAAAGCCTCTAGGAccgatctttatttctttaggCAATAATTCACTATGGTCAGACACAATAACCTTATGAACTTATGAACTGTGCCGGGGCTAGGCTAAGATCTCAGTGTGATTTACAGGGATCTTAATTTGAGTAGGGCGGCCtatatgcaaatatatgtgGATTAGAAGTGCAGGTTTTCTAAGttactaaaacaaaatatatacatagtaTATATAGCCCAGGAAAAGCTTTAAATACGTTTATAGTGctttaaacacacatttcagaggAAAGTAACATCCAGAATCATTGAGAAAACATGTATattatactctctctctcactctctctatctgtcttgTCTATCTATTTgtccatctgtctctctgtgtacaaatgcacacacaaatatgtataatgtgttgagaaaatggaaaataaaatttaGTCAAcataatattaaacaaatttGAGCCTCGGGATAGAGTTATCAAAGGTTATCTAATAccaaactaactaactaactaaaagTAATAATTAGTAATCATGAGTACTCTAAAAaaggcaaataataataataataataataagaagaagaagaagaagaagaagaagaagaagaagaagaagaagaagaagaagaagataaataaaataaactttgaagATTAACTATTGACATGTATCACTGAAGGCTAATCTGAtggtgtaaaatgtatttacttatttatatttatatttcagtgaatgggttaaaatattaaaggcAGGTCACCACTTTTCCATGGGAATATATAGCAGTgcttagtaataataataataataataataataataataataataataataataataataataataacctattTAGATCTAGTCAAatgctgcaaaaaacaaaaacaaaaacacacaccttAACCATTATTAGctaaatttgtaaaatttgtgttttaaaactcTAAAAAGGTCCATCTAGGGAAGTCCATGTCCATGAAGGAAGGTTTAAATATCTGAGAATGAAAAGACTTCCTTTGAATTCCCCTTTGGCTGGCAATCAAAACAAGTTTATTCAGAAGTGGaacttcagtgtgtgtgtgtagtgtctagGGGGTGGAGTGCTGGGTGTTTCATGTGACACTCATATTTTCAGGTAGGATActtaaaaatgttatattacACAACTTGTCTGCAAGGTTGTTGTAGGGTTTTTGTGCTTTCCCCTTGCagagccttttatttttttaaatctttttaataattaattttaatgtaattatttaatatatttttgcaatataatttatattgcatACACTTTGCTtttcccacacaaacacacacacacacacacacacacacacacacacacacacacacacacatacacacacacacacacacaaacatatgtatttttaaaagaggTTTATATTTTGGATGTTGTTTGACTTTCTCAAATCTTGACTTAAATGACAGTTTAACATTGAAGTAACGCAAGTCAAATGGCCCTGATGATAAATAGCTTAATATGGATCCTTCTACATTTGGGACTGATTAAACAcagttaaattgtatttgtcaaTTACCTTTTAAACACATGCGAGCATTCAGATTCACgttactttattttttctgatgTAATGAGTAAATAGCTTTGTGTTTCctacaataaatattttaaacattattaaaaatgtaccgGAATGGTATGAGGTAACGGATACACTGAATGAACAGCATGGTCTGTCACTTGAAGGCGAACTATTCAGTCTTTTAAAAACACATCTTGTgatgtttaaaatgcaaattgacGTCGCACGAGTATCACTAGAGTACTAAGATGTTCTGAAAGTCACATTAACATTGCATTTTTGTACATTCATAGAGAGAGTATGTGAGAGTCGTGTATCAGGCTTTTCAGGGTTCCTGTAAGGCCTAGAAAACATTTCCCACTGCCATGGCTGCACTTTGCAATGTAAACGTGTCCATATTCTGCTGTTAACTggcatattttgtttattagctcgttctctttttatttaaacGTTGTCTTACCCTTAAATGGGTACGATAACTTTGTAGTTACTTTCTATgtttcacacacatacacacacacacacacacgcacacatctatatatactaatacaaatataatactatatataatatataatactaataatacactatatattaataaaaagatgttgacactttcgtattgtaTCGATGCGTATATTAAAAGTTATATAGGCTATCCAAACAATTAATAAAcagacattaaaatacattcaacatacatttcagttaaaatgCTATATTTAGAATGTATTTTAGgtgacatttacattattttgtagaTTGCATATACTGCTTTGGAACTGCAAAAAgtttataaattaaacaattaaaatggtttgCGTAGAATATGTCATGTGTCTCATAATGCAGGGATACTTGAAAGGGAACACGTGCtataatttgcattttgtaaaattatCCTAATGATAAACGAGTTTagtgacaaaaaataaaacaaacaaaacttcaTATGCACCCATACCCCTATCGATTTGTATACACATTCATACAGCTGGCGTCATTTATTAGAATGATGACACGTGTATCGTGTAAACTGTCACACTGCAGTGATAATTGTACTTTTCCTTGCATTACACGTTGGTAATGTAATATATTCGAGGTAGTTGCATTAGTAAATATGAAAAGGAATCATTAACAAAGTACTCAAGACAACTGAGAAAGAAATCTAATATTAAACCTGCATAATGTGCTCCGTGAAACACTTTgtatcatttttctttttcatcctCTACATGACCTACATTGGTCCACTTAACAGTCTGGTATTTGCTGTGGTCTTTTCTGTACTGTCACTAAATGTATGTCTTTCATTACTATTTTACACCAGTTTGTCTCCCAAAGATAATCGTTTGTCCTTGTCCAGTCGAATTTAAAAAGGGCCAAACCGTTGGAAGCCAGAactatcttttctttttatttgactCCCtgactccctctcctcctcctcctcctcctccgcctcctctcccactctctttctctccagaAGGCCCCTCTCTTGCGGTTCCGCAATGCCACTCACCTGATGTGAAAAGCACTATGGCTTTGATGCAACTGTACTCTGCCGAATCGACGTGCAGGGCCTTGAGTTTCTCCACCTGCTCCTGGAAGATCCGAATGTGATCCATAAAGGCCACGACCCGGTCCGCAGACATTGGCGAGGCGTGGAGGCCGGCGGCAGCCAACAGCGGGGCAACATGCAAGGGCATGGAGCACTGAGCCGCATTAAGCACAAACAACTCGCTCCAAGTCAGCCTGAGTAGGGACACTTGGTCTGTGATCTGCAGATCGGGGAAGAAAGGGATGTTCCGGGCCCATTCCACGGCGCTGAAGAGCAAACGCGCCGCCAGTTCGCAGATGTTCTCGATGCCCATGATATTGTTGGGCTGCATGCACTGGCTGCCGTACCGTGAGGTCGGGTACGGCTCTGCCCGAAGCAATAACGAGATGTATCCGGAGAGATAGCAATGGCCGTTCAGAGGATCCCCGTTCGTCAGTGCATATTGACCTGGGTTCGGTTGGGTTGGAGGCATTCTTCCTCGCTGAACCGCTgacaaaaagaaagagaaggagaggaaaTGTGCATCCAGGGCTGATAAACATAAGAGTTTATGTATAGCACATAAAACCCGTAAAGCCTTGAGGTGTTCTTACTCTATTTAGAAAAAGCCCAGACATAAAATCATCACATGTATATAggtaataaagtaaaaataacagatacaaaaatacaacaccGTTTGAATgtaagaaaaacatgaattcaaTTTAACACAactggctttaaaatgtaatatggaGTTGAAGTGCCCATGCATCAGTCTGacattgtgtgtgttgtatatgtgtgtgtgtgtgtgtgtgtgtgtgtgtgctgttggtatctgtgtaatttgcaatttgtaGAGCTTTTGTAATTTTACAGAAACCTCTCAATTTTAACTACATTTTGTAGACTCGTAAtacgaaaacattaaaataacttaAGGTAAGATTTCCTGGAGGTGGGTAGTGGGGAATCAttcagacagacatacacactgaATACACAACTCTGTAGCTGCTGAACATAGGATTCATTAACCATCTGAATGCAAAAAGCAATCATGCTTGCAGTTTCTGAAGGTgactatttttttcttcttccaggtTTACATCCCTTAAAGCTCTAACAgacaaacatacacatacatacatacatatatatatatatatatatatatatatatatatatatatatatatatatatatatatatatgtgattttaTAGTATGAAAAAAATAGTATTATCTTTGAATATTAATGATTACATGGCCATGAGGCGCCGGACTATGGAACAAAACTGATTGGAGTTGTAGTGTATCAGTAAAGTTACAGAATCAGTTTAATTCAAAC from Amia ocellicauda isolate fAmiCal2 chromosome 8, fAmiCal2.hap1, whole genome shotgun sequence encodes the following:
- the nr2f1a gene encoding nuclear receptor subfamily 2 group F member 1-A isoform X1; this encodes MAMVVSVWRDPQEDVAGGTPSGPNPAAQPAREQQQAASAAPHTPQTPSQPGPPSTPGTAGDKGQSQQNSGQNQQHIECVVCGDKSSGKHYGQFTCEGCKSFFKRSVRRNLTYTCRANRNCPIDQHHRNQCQYCRLKKCLKVGMRREAVQRGRMPPTQPNPGQYALTNGDPLNGHCYLSGYISLLLRAEPYPTSRYGSQCMQPNNIMGIENICELAARLLFSAVEWARNIPFFPDLQITDQVSLLRLTWSELFVLNAAQCSMPLHVAPLLAAAGLHASPMSADRVVAFMDHIRIFQEQVEKLKALHVDSAEYSCIKAIVLFTSDACGLSDAAHIESLQEKSQCALEEYVRSQYPNQPSRFGKLLLRLPSLRTVSSSVIEQLFFVRLVGKTPIETLIRDMLLSGSSFNWPYMSIQ
- the nr2f1a gene encoding nuclear receptor subfamily 2 group F member 1-A isoform X2, translating into MCGLWRQIQRQALRNCPIDQHHRNQCQYCRLKKCLKVGMRREAVQRGRMPPTQPNPGQYALTNGDPLNGHCYLSGYISLLLRAEPYPTSRYGSQCMQPNNIMGIENICELAARLLFSAVEWARNIPFFPDLQITDQVSLLRLTWSELFVLNAAQCSMPLHVAPLLAAAGLHASPMSADRVVAFMDHIRIFQEQVEKLKALHVDSAEYSCIKAIVLFTSDACGLSDAAHIESLQEKSQCALEEYVRSQYPNQPSRFGKLLLRLPSLRTVSSSVIEQLFFVRLVGKTPIETLIRDMLLSGSSFNWPYMSIQ